From one Catenuloplanes nepalensis genomic stretch:
- a CDS encoding DUF305 domain-containing protein: MRPTDRRVLIGAGAITALAIAVTGITFASTSDDDGPRAAPAASSAAPAPQRSAIQPGRPGESAQVVLPTPPPPGAEAPGATDPWNQADADFLRKMIPHHQQALEIAALAPGRAVNPQLAALAERVSDTQALELGSFRGWLRQHRLGEDLPGYDHATMPGMQSTERMAELAALSGDEFDRRFVEMMTDHHAGAITMANEALRGGENTWVLQTATSVAHEQGVEIDRMAAIIIG; this comes from the coding sequence ATGCGACCGACGGACCGGCGGGTCCTCATCGGTGCCGGAGCGATCACGGCACTGGCGATCGCGGTCACCGGCATCACGTTCGCGTCCACATCGGACGATGACGGCCCCCGCGCCGCCCCGGCCGCGTCCAGCGCCGCCCCCGCGCCGCAGCGCTCGGCCATCCAGCCCGGCCGCCCAGGCGAGTCCGCCCAGGTCGTCCTGCCCACGCCACCTCCGCCCGGCGCCGAGGCACCCGGCGCCACCGACCCGTGGAACCAGGCCGACGCCGACTTCCTGCGCAAGATGATCCCGCACCACCAGCAGGCCCTGGAGATCGCCGCCCTGGCCCCCGGGCGGGCCGTCAACCCGCAGCTCGCCGCACTGGCCGAGCGCGTCTCGGACACCCAGGCGCTGGAGCTCGGCTCATTCCGCGGCTGGCTGCGCCAGCACCGCCTCGGCGAGGACCTCCCCGGCTACGATCACGCCACGATGCCCGGCATGCAGAGCACGGAGCGAATGGCCGAGCTGGCCGCCCTGTCCGGCGACGAGTTCGACCGCCGCTTCGTCGAGATGATGACGGACCACCACGCCGGCGCGATCACCATGGCCAACGAGGCCCTCCGCGGCGGCGAGAACACCTGGGTCCTGCAGACCGCCACCTCCGTCGCCCACGAACAGGGCGTCGAGATCGACCGAATGGCCGCCATCATCATCGGCTGA
- a CDS encoding CBU_0592 family membrane protein produces the protein MTNAIISILGWAGAGVLLLAYALVSTKRLTGDGWRFQVLNLAGGLALAVNSAFFGAWPSAVLNIVWVAIGAVTIARIAAASRRPVTETSPPAAEAVRPTP, from the coding sequence ATGACCAATGCGATCATCTCGATTCTCGGCTGGGCCGGTGCCGGTGTGTTGCTGCTGGCGTACGCGCTGGTCTCCACGAAACGGCTGACCGGCGACGGCTGGCGGTTCCAGGTGCTGAACCTGGCCGGTGGCCTCGCGCTCGCCGTCAACTCCGCGTTCTTCGGCGCCTGGCCGTCCGCCGTGCTGAACATCGTCTGGGTCGCCATCGGCGCGGTCACCATCGCCCGGATCGCCGCCGCCTCCCGCCGCCCGGTCACCGAGACGTCGCCGCCGGCCGCCGAGGCAGTGCGGCCCACGCCGTGA
- a CDS encoding LacI family DNA-binding transcriptional regulator, which produces MGYCSRMRARLSDIAQQAQVSEATVSRVLNDRPGVAGDTRQAVLTALDVLGYERPARLRKRSAGLVGLIVPELNNPIFPAFAQEIESSLSQTGYTPVLCTQTPGGVTEDEYVEMLLDRQVSGIVFVSGLHADTTADLERYRRLTTRPLPIVLINGYTADVDAPFISCDDRDAAELAVAHLVALGHRRIGFISGPDRFTPVRRKLEGYRAAMTRLTGTPGPDLDPLISLSLLFGVEGGDAATTRLLDAGVTAIISGSDLMALGAVRAGRRRGLSVPGDLSVVGFDDSPLTAFTDPPLTTLRQPVAPMAVAAVRALVDEINGHAAPRSEYVFRPELVVRGSTAVARTTLAVTG; this is translated from the coding sequence ATGGGTTACTGTTCTCGAATGCGCGCACGTCTGTCGGACATCGCCCAGCAGGCGCAGGTCAGCGAGGCGACGGTGTCCCGCGTCCTGAACGACCGCCCGGGCGTCGCCGGCGACACGCGGCAGGCCGTGCTCACCGCGCTCGACGTGCTGGGTTACGAGCGCCCGGCACGCCTGCGCAAGCGCAGCGCCGGGCTGGTCGGCCTGATCGTGCCCGAGCTGAACAACCCGATCTTCCCGGCGTTCGCGCAGGAGATCGAGTCGAGTCTGTCCCAGACCGGCTACACGCCGGTCCTGTGCACCCAGACGCCCGGCGGCGTCACCGAGGACGAGTACGTGGAGATGCTGCTGGACCGCCAGGTCTCCGGCATCGTCTTCGTTTCCGGCCTGCACGCGGACACCACGGCCGACCTGGAGCGGTACCGGCGACTCACCACCCGGCCGCTGCCGATCGTGCTGATCAACGGCTACACCGCGGACGTGGACGCGCCGTTCATCTCCTGCGACGACCGGGACGCCGCCGAGCTGGCCGTCGCGCATCTGGTCGCGCTCGGCCACCGGCGGATCGGCTTCATCTCCGGCCCGGACCGGTTCACACCGGTGCGACGCAAGCTCGAGGGCTACCGCGCGGCCATGACCCGGCTGACCGGCACGCCCGGGCCGGACCTGGACCCGCTGATCTCGCTGTCGCTGCTGTTCGGCGTGGAGGGCGGCGACGCGGCCACCACGCGGCTGCTGGACGCGGGCGTCACCGCCATCATCTCCGGCTCGGACCTGATGGCGCTGGGTGCGGTGCGGGCCGGCCGGCGGCGCGGGCTCTCCGTACCCGGTGATCTGTCCGTGGTGGGTTTCGACGACTCACCGCTGACCGCGTTCACCGACCCGCCGCTGACCACGCTGCGCCAGCCCGTGGCTCCGATGGCGGTGGCCGCGGTGCGCGCGCTGGTCGACGAGATCAACGGGCACGCGGCACCGCGCTCCGAGTACGTCTTCCGCCCCGAACTCGTGGTGCGCGGCTCCACCGCGGTCGCCCGCACCACACTCGCCGTGACCGGCTGA
- a CDS encoding YihY/virulence factor BrkB family protein, whose amino-acid sequence MDDAVERARRANRVLDHFWLAQERYGEVLAGRCAAAIAYYSFFALFAIGLLAYSVFGFLLSFDLDLFDAVRHYLSQNMQIIDPNAILDSRGRVGLIGLVGLVFSGIGWVEAIRSSQRLIWRLDQQPGNLIVRRLVDLGVLLGILVMLAASIVAVDALEGLIGWLAGGLSFLTTAYSWLMQLMLNMLLGAALLVAVPRLRMTLRRVAPPVLQVGIGVTLLNTAGRYVIGLAQHNPAYTVVTGAVGLLVYLYLLNQMLLFAAAWAATSPHGKVWDYSGGPVESEDYSARWGPAD is encoded by the coding sequence GTGGACGACGCCGTCGAGCGCGCCCGCCGGGCCAACCGCGTCCTCGACCACTTCTGGCTGGCCCAGGAGCGGTACGGCGAGGTGCTGGCCGGCCGGTGCGCGGCCGCGATCGCGTACTACTCGTTCTTCGCGCTGTTCGCGATCGGCCTGCTGGCGTACTCCGTCTTCGGGTTCCTGCTCAGCTTCGACCTGGACCTGTTCGACGCGGTCCGGCACTACCTGTCGCAGAACATGCAGATCATCGACCCGAACGCGATCCTGGACAGCCGCGGCCGGGTCGGCCTGATCGGCCTGGTCGGGCTGGTCTTCTCCGGGATCGGCTGGGTCGAGGCGATCCGCTCCTCGCAGCGGCTGATCTGGCGGCTCGACCAGCAGCCCGGCAACCTGATCGTCCGCCGCCTGGTCGACCTCGGCGTGCTGCTCGGCATCCTGGTCATGCTGGCCGCGTCGATCGTGGCGGTGGACGCGCTGGAGGGCCTGATCGGCTGGCTGGCCGGCGGGCTGAGCTTCCTCACCACGGCGTACTCCTGGCTGATGCAGTTGATGCTCAACATGCTGCTCGGCGCCGCGCTGCTGGTGGCCGTGCCCCGGCTGCGGATGACGCTGCGGCGGGTGGCGCCGCCGGTGCTCCAGGTCGGCATCGGCGTGACGCTGCTCAACACGGCCGGCCGCTACGTGATCGGGCTGGCCCAGCACAACCCGGCGTACACGGTCGTCACCGGCGCGGTCGGCCTGCTCGTCTACCTCTACCTGCTCAACCAGATGCTGCTGTTCGCGGCGGCGTGGGCGGCGACCAGCCCGCACGGAAAGGTGTGGGACTACTCCGGCGGCCCGGTCGAGAGCGAGGATTATTCAGCACGGTGGGGACCAGCGGACTGA
- a CDS encoding 2'-5' RNA ligase family protein produces MPHTTRVGVAVDIPEPWGSVLTARRAQAGDPQAAFVPAHVTLLGPTEVDADALPAIEKHLAAVASAHPSFELHLRGTGTFRPLTQVVFVAVATGIGECERLASAIAAADEIDRQLKFPYHPHVTIAQDVTPEALDTAYEDLADFEARFEVGSFTLFLHGGEGAWQPRRDFPLR; encoded by the coding sequence GTGCCGCACACCACCAGGGTCGGCGTCGCGGTCGACATCCCGGAGCCGTGGGGCAGCGTCCTCACGGCGCGGCGCGCGCAGGCCGGTGACCCGCAGGCCGCGTTCGTGCCCGCGCACGTCACGCTGCTCGGCCCGACCGAGGTCGACGCGGACGCGCTGCCCGCCATCGAGAAGCACCTGGCGGCGGTCGCGTCCGCGCACCCGTCGTTCGAGCTGCACCTGCGCGGCACCGGCACGTTCCGGCCGCTGACCCAGGTGGTGTTCGTCGCGGTCGCCACCGGCATCGGCGAGTGCGAGCGGCTGGCCTCGGCGATCGCGGCGGCCGACGAGATCGACCGGCAGCTGAAGTTCCCGTACCACCCGCACGTCACGATCGCCCAGGACGTCACGCCGGAGGCGCTCGACACGGCGTACGAGGACCTGGCCGACTTCGAGGCCCGCTTCGAGGTCGGCTCCTTCACGCTGTTCCTGCACGGCGGCGAAGGCGCCTGGCAGCCCCGACGCGACTTCCCGCTGCGCTAG
- the trpS gene encoding tryptophan--tRNA ligase: MSETPRPRVLSGIQPTADSFHLGNYLGALRNWVPLQDSHDAFYCVVDLHAITVAQDPAVLRQRTRVSAAQLLAIGLDPERSTLFVQSHVPEHAQLAWVMNCLTGFGEAGRMTQFKDKSSKQGADSTSVGLFTYPILQAADILLYQADAVPVGEDQRQHLELTRDLAQRFNHRYGQTFTVPAPHIIKDTAKITDLQEPTAKMSKSASSPNGIIELLETPARSGKKIRSAVTDTGRDIVFDPENKPGISNLLTIYSALTGRTIEDLTGAYDGKGYGDLKKDLSAVVIEFVTPIQERTKAYLDDPAQLDKVLAAGAEKARAVSAATLATVYDRIGFLAGKA, encoded by the coding sequence ATGTCCGAAACGCCGCGTCCCCGGGTGCTCTCCGGCATTCAGCCGACCGCCGACTCGTTCCACCTCGGCAACTACCTGGGTGCGTTGCGTAACTGGGTGCCGCTGCAGGACTCGCACGACGCGTTCTACTGCGTGGTCGACCTGCACGCGATCACGGTCGCGCAGGACCCGGCGGTGCTCCGTCAACGCACCCGCGTCTCCGCCGCGCAGCTGCTCGCGATCGGCCTCGACCCGGAGCGCAGCACGCTCTTCGTGCAGTCGCACGTGCCCGAGCACGCGCAGCTGGCCTGGGTGATGAACTGCCTCACCGGGTTCGGCGAGGCCGGGCGGATGACGCAGTTCAAGGACAAGTCGAGCAAGCAGGGCGCGGACAGCACGTCGGTCGGCCTGTTCACGTATCCGATCCTGCAGGCCGCCGACATCCTGCTCTACCAGGCGGACGCGGTGCCGGTCGGCGAGGACCAGCGGCAGCACCTGGAGCTGACCCGCGACCTGGCGCAGCGCTTCAACCACCGCTACGGGCAGACCTTCACGGTGCCGGCGCCGCACATCATCAAGGACACCGCGAAGATCACCGACCTGCAGGAGCCGACCGCGAAGATGTCGAAGTCGGCCTCGTCACCGAACGGCATCATCGAGCTGCTGGAGACACCGGCCCGGTCCGGCAAGAAGATCAGGTCGGCGGTCACCGACACCGGCCGCGACATCGTCTTCGACCCGGAGAACAAGCCGGGCATCTCGAACCTGCTGACCATCTACTCCGCGCTCACCGGCCGGACGATCGAGGACCTGACCGGGGCGTACGACGGTAAGGGCTACGGCGACCTGAAGAAGGACCTGTCCGCCGTGGTGATCGAGTTCGTCACGCCGATCCAGGAGCGCACCAAGGCCTACCTCGACGATCCGGCACAGCTCGACAAGGTGCTGGCCGCGGGCGCGGAGAAGGCGCGCGCGGTCTCGGCCGCCACGCTCGCGACGGTCTACGACCGCATCGGCTTCCTCGCGGGGAAGGCGTAG
- a CDS encoding RNA polymerase sigma factor, whose protein sequence is MLAQRDEEIGDDDERALTEIYHACYRRLVTQVYAFTTDLTEAQDVVQEAFARALARPGTLTSLDNPEAWLRTVAINVVRRRWRRRKLLDTILLRDRPLVEAVAPPPSPERPDVHAALARIPAGYRQVITLHYFADLPVEEIAQLLDLPTGTVKSRLYRGRAAMSELLADYPGHAPEQAPQAPEKTMPTPAPVRRRATPLPGVAAAGVEVVRAR, encoded by the coding sequence TTGCTGGCACAACGCGACGAGGAGATCGGCGACGATGACGAGCGCGCCCTCACCGAGATCTACCACGCCTGCTATCGGCGGCTCGTGACGCAGGTCTACGCGTTCACCACGGATCTGACCGAGGCGCAGGACGTGGTGCAGGAGGCGTTCGCGCGCGCCCTGGCCCGGCCGGGCACGCTCACCTCGCTGGACAATCCGGAGGCCTGGCTGCGCACCGTCGCGATCAACGTGGTCCGGCGGCGCTGGCGGCGCCGGAAGCTGCTCGACACGATCCTGCTCCGGGACCGCCCGCTGGTCGAGGCGGTCGCGCCGCCGCCCAGCCCGGAGCGGCCGGACGTGCACGCGGCGCTGGCCCGGATCCCGGCCGGCTACCGCCAGGTGATCACGCTGCACTACTTCGCGGACCTGCCGGTCGAGGAGATCGCCCAGCTCCTCGATCTGCCCACCGGCACGGTCAAGTCCCGCCTCTACCGGGGCCGGGCCGCGATGTCCGAGCTGCTCGCGGACTATCCCGGGCACGCACCAGAACAGGCGCCGCAGGCGCCGGAGAAGACCATGCCCACACCAGCACCGGTACGACGCAGGGCCACCCCGCTTCCCGGGGTCGCGGCCGCGGGGGTGGAGGTGGTCCGTGCCCGCTGA
- a CDS encoding WD40/YVTN/BNR-like repeat-containing protein encodes MPAEDPSLDERLDAARNDVLGRISQPPLGALRARAHAHRVRRRRVATAAIATLAVLTGGAVALRPQLGGADRDAPIAAVPAPVTASPAPDTSVISGDGITLIGLEDGAAITDLPGRIGQVAFVDKSTGYVLNDCTGDPHCARTLARTTDGGRRWETSPVGTDLEITELNAFAGGTVVLSSDTESLVSGNSGRDWSRVPNGPASTNSLTDGDVMCRRQGESGAFRTAALSTGGRAVALATQPELDVRWVAPAATASRAWWVAGVDHQGRAAAAVTHDAGESWDLRSFGTTGVEGISVAVRGTDVYVIVTGEDDAVLAVHHSADGGATFRATREAGATGKPGSVSGEAVPLPDGRLLVASGGATWWVSADHGATFTKLAGSLPHVGELRRTTAGWVAENLYGSGYVAFSTDGLTWQKLWIN; translated from the coding sequence GTGCCCGCTGAGGACCCGTCCCTGGACGAGCGCCTCGACGCCGCCCGCAACGACGTGCTCGGCCGCATCTCGCAGCCGCCGCTCGGCGCGCTGCGAGCCCGTGCGCACGCCCACCGCGTCCGCCGCCGGCGCGTCGCCACCGCCGCGATCGCCACGCTCGCGGTTCTGACCGGCGGCGCGGTCGCGCTGCGCCCGCAGCTCGGCGGCGCCGACCGGGACGCACCGATCGCCGCGGTCCCGGCTCCGGTCACCGCGAGCCCGGCCCCGGACACCTCCGTCATCAGCGGCGACGGCATCACGCTGATCGGCCTGGAGGACGGCGCCGCCATCACCGACCTGCCGGGCCGCATCGGCCAGGTCGCGTTCGTCGACAAGAGCACCGGCTACGTGCTGAACGACTGCACCGGCGATCCGCACTGCGCCCGCACGCTGGCCCGGACCACGGACGGCGGCCGGCGGTGGGAGACCAGCCCGGTCGGCACCGACCTGGAGATCACCGAGCTGAACGCGTTCGCCGGTGGCACCGTGGTGCTCAGCTCGGACACCGAGTCGCTGGTCTCCGGCAACTCCGGGCGCGACTGGTCGCGCGTGCCGAACGGGCCGGCCTCCACGAACTCGCTGACCGACGGCGACGTCATGTGCCGCCGCCAGGGCGAGAGCGGCGCGTTCCGGACGGCGGCGCTGTCCACCGGCGGCCGCGCGGTCGCGCTGGCCACCCAGCCGGAGCTGGACGTGCGCTGGGTCGCGCCGGCCGCCACCGCGTCCCGTGCGTGGTGGGTCGCGGGCGTCGACCACCAGGGCAGGGCCGCGGCCGCGGTCACCCACGACGCGGGCGAGAGCTGGGATCTGCGGTCGTTCGGCACCACCGGCGTCGAGGGCATCTCGGTCGCGGTCCGCGGCACGGACGTCTACGTGATCGTCACCGGCGAGGACGACGCGGTGCTGGCCGTCCACCACTCCGCGGACGGCGGCGCGACGTTCCGCGCCACGCGCGAGGCCGGCGCCACCGGCAAGCCGGGGTCCGTCTCCGGCGAGGCGGTGCCGCTGCCGGACGGGCGGCTGCTGGTCGCGAGCGGCGGCGCCACCTGGTGGGTCAGCGCCGACCACGGCGCCACGTTCACGAAGCTGGCCGGCTCGCTGCCGCACGTGGGCGAGCTGCGCCGCACCACGGCCGGCTGGGTCGCGGAGAACCTCTACGGCTCCGGCTACGTCGCGTTCTCCACCGACGGCCTCACCTGGCAGAAACTCTGGATCAACTGA
- the galK gene encoding galactokinase has product MTFEKIFGGTPEGTWVAPGRVNLIGEHTDYNDGFVLPFAIPQRTEVSAARLPGTSWEAWSALNGETVRFTEDDLTPGGVPGWGAYVASVVWALRERGHDVPGARLAITSDVPLGAGLSSSASLESAVLGALVDLGGLDVPIEERPAIAQLGENRYVGMPSGILDQSASIRCREGHALFLDCRSLQVEHIPFDLASAGLAILVINSNAPHQLVDGEYAERRASCEAAASALGVAALRDVELGGLDDALARLDDEVLRRRTRHIVTENDRVLRTVELLRAGDVRGIGPLMTASHASMRDDFEITVEQVDLAVSAALAAGAFGARMTGGGFGGCVLALVETSAADEVRVAVEKAYAARSFTAPTTFVATAAPGAHRL; this is encoded by the coding sequence GTGACCTTCGAGAAGATCTTCGGGGGTACGCCCGAGGGCACCTGGGTCGCGCCGGGCCGGGTCAACCTGATCGGCGAGCACACCGACTACAACGACGGGTTCGTGCTGCCCTTCGCCATCCCGCAGCGGACCGAGGTGTCCGCGGCACGGCTCCCCGGCACGTCGTGGGAGGCGTGGTCCGCACTCAACGGCGAGACCGTCCGCTTCACCGAGGACGATCTCACCCCCGGCGGCGTCCCCGGCTGGGGCGCCTACGTGGCCTCGGTCGTCTGGGCGCTGCGCGAGCGGGGTCACGACGTGCCCGGCGCCCGGCTGGCGATCACCTCGGACGTGCCGCTCGGCGCCGGCCTCTCCTCCTCCGCCTCGCTGGAGTCCGCGGTGCTCGGCGCGCTCGTCGACCTCGGCGGCCTGGACGTGCCGATCGAGGAGCGGCCCGCGATCGCGCAGCTCGGCGAGAACCGGTACGTCGGGATGCCCAGCGGGATCCTGGACCAGTCCGCGTCGATCCGCTGCCGCGAGGGCCACGCGCTGTTCCTGGACTGCCGCAGTCTCCAGGTCGAGCACATCCCGTTCGACCTGGCCTCGGCCGGCCTGGCGATCCTCGTGATCAACAGCAACGCGCCGCACCAGCTGGTCGACGGGGAGTACGCGGAGCGCCGGGCGAGCTGCGAGGCGGCCGCGTCCGCGCTCGGCGTCGCCGCGCTGCGCGACGTGGAGCTCGGCGGGCTGGACGACGCGCTGGCCCGGCTGGACGACGAGGTGCTGCGCCGCCGGACCCGGCACATCGTCACGGAGAACGACCGGGTGCTGCGCACGGTCGAGCTGCTGCGCGCGGGCGACGTGCGCGGCATCGGCCCGCTGATGACCGCGTCGCACGCGTCCATGCGCGACGACTTCGAGATCACGGTCGAGCAGGTCGACCTGGCCGTCTCCGCGGCGCTTGCGGCGGGCGCGTTCGGGGCCAGGATGACCGGTGGCGGCTTCGGCGGCTGCGTGCTCGCGCTGGTCGAGACGTCCGCGGCGGACGAGGTGCGGGTCGCGGTGGAGAAGGCCTACGCGGCCCGCTCGTTCACGGCGCCCACCACGTTCGTCGCCACCGCGGCGCCGGGCGCTCACCGCCTCTGA
- the galE gene encoding UDP-glucose 4-epimerase GalE — translation MKLLVTGGAGYIGSVVSRLLLDAGHEVTVLDSLITGHAESVAPDATFVEADIKDAATVLTPGAGFDGVLHFAGLIAAGESMAKPELYWQQNVVHSLALLDAVRAAGVPRFVFSSTAACYGNPTEIPITETAVTLPTSTYGATKLAFDMALTSEAFAHDLGVTSLRYFNVAGAYIRDDRAIGERHDPETHLIPIALQVAAGKREKLTLFGADYPTPDGTCVRDYIHVEDLARAHLLALETSKPGEHRFYNLGNGQGFSNREVAEAVREVTGAELPVEVAPRRDGDPAILVASSARARAELGWVPAKPTLQAMIGDAWTFYREHVAA, via the coding sequence GTGAAATTGCTCGTCACCGGCGGCGCCGGATACATCGGCAGTGTCGTCAGCCGGCTGCTGCTGGACGCCGGGCACGAGGTGACCGTTCTCGACAGCCTGATCACCGGCCACGCGGAGTCGGTCGCCCCGGACGCCACGTTCGTCGAGGCCGACATCAAGGACGCGGCCACGGTGCTCACGCCGGGCGCCGGGTTCGACGGCGTGCTGCACTTCGCCGGGCTGATCGCGGCCGGCGAGTCGATGGCCAAGCCCGAGCTCTACTGGCAGCAGAACGTGGTCCACTCGCTCGCGCTGCTGGACGCGGTGCGCGCGGCCGGCGTGCCCCGGTTCGTCTTCTCCTCGACCGCGGCCTGCTACGGCAACCCCACCGAGATCCCGATCACCGAGACCGCGGTGACGCTGCCGACCAGCACGTACGGCGCGACCAAGCTGGCCTTCGACATGGCGCTGACCTCGGAGGCGTTCGCGCACGATCTGGGCGTCACGTCGCTGCGCTACTTCAACGTGGCCGGCGCCTACATCCGCGACGACCGGGCGATCGGCGAGCGGCACGACCCGGAGACGCACCTGATCCCGATCGCGCTGCAGGTCGCGGCCGGCAAGCGGGAGAAGCTGACGCTCTTCGGCGCCGACTACCCGACGCCGGACGGCACCTGCGTGCGCGACTACATCCACGTGGAGGACCTGGCCCGCGCGCACCTGCTCGCACTGGAGACGTCGAAGCCGGGCGAGCACCGGTTCTACAACCTCGGCAACGGCCAGGGCTTCTCCAACCGCGAGGTGGCCGAGGCGGTCCGCGAGGTCACCGGCGCCGAGCTGCCGGTCGAGGTCGCGCCGCGCCGCGACGGCGACCCGGCGATCCTGGTCGCGTCGTCCGCGAGGGCGCGCGCCGAGCTGGGGTGGGTCCCGGCCAAGCCGACGCTGCAGGCGATGATCGGTGACGCGTGGACCTTCTACCGGGAGCACGTGGCAGCATGA
- the cysN gene encoding sulfate adenylyltransferase subunit CysN has product MTAPAPVADDSRTVDLLRFATAGSVDDGKSTLIGRLLYDTKSLFTDQLEAVEAVSAARGDEYTNLALLTDGLRAEREQGITIDVAYRYFSTPRRKFIIADTPGHIQYTRNMVTGASTADLALILVDARKGLVEQSRRHAFLCSLLRVPHLVLCVNKMDLVDWDQEVYEKIADEFTSFAAKLDAPDLSVIPISALHGDNIVTRSEKTPWYDGPSLLHHLERVHIASDRNLVDVRFPVQYVIRPQSTTVTDYRGYAGQVASGVLKPGDDVLVLPSGMTSKIASIDTADGPVMQAFPPMSVTVRLEDEIDVSRGDMICRPHNQPNTAQDIEAMICWMDESRPLTVGGKYAIKHTTRSARAVVRGLQYQIDVNTLHRNEGATELGLNEIGRVRLRTTVPLLADEYRRNRTTGGFILIDEITNRTVGAGIIREAS; this is encoded by the coding sequence ATGACTGCACCTGCTCCGGTGGCGGACGACTCCCGCACCGTGGACCTGCTCCGCTTCGCCACCGCCGGTTCGGTGGACGACGGCAAGTCCACGCTGATCGGCCGGCTGCTCTACGACACCAAGTCGCTCTTCACCGACCAGCTGGAGGCCGTCGAGGCGGTCTCCGCCGCGCGCGGCGACGAGTACACGAACCTGGCGCTGCTCACCGACGGCCTGCGGGCCGAGCGGGAGCAGGGCATCACGATCGACGTCGCGTACCGGTACTTCTCCACGCCGCGGCGGAAGTTCATCATCGCGGACACGCCCGGGCACATCCAGTACACGCGGAACATGGTGACCGGCGCGTCCACCGCGGACCTGGCGCTGATCCTGGTGGACGCGCGCAAGGGCCTGGTCGAGCAGTCCCGCCGGCACGCGTTCCTCTGCTCGCTGCTGCGCGTGCCGCACCTGGTCCTCTGCGTGAACAAGATGGACCTGGTCGACTGGGACCAGGAGGTCTACGAGAAGATCGCGGACGAGTTCACCTCGTTCGCGGCGAAGCTGGACGCGCCGGACCTGTCGGTCATCCCGATCTCCGCGCTGCACGGCGACAACATCGTCACCCGCTCCGAGAAGACGCCGTGGTACGACGGGCCGTCGCTGCTGCACCACCTGGAGCGCGTGCACATCGCCTCCGACCGGAACCTGGTCGACGTGCGCTTCCCGGTGCAGTACGTGATCCGCCCGCAGTCGACCACGGTCACCGACTACCGGGGTTACGCCGGTCAGGTCGCGTCCGGCGTGCTCAAGCCCGGCGACGACGTGCTGGTGCTGCCGTCCGGGATGACGTCGAAGATCGCGTCGATCGACACCGCGGACGGGCCGGTCATGCAGGCGTTCCCGCCGATGTCGGTGACGGTGCGGCTGGAGGACGAGATCGACGTCTCGCGCGGCGACATGATCTGCCGTCCGCACAACCAGCCGAACACGGCCCAGGACATCGAGGCCATGATCTGCTGGATGGACGAGTCCCGGCCGCTGACCGTGGGCGGGAAGTACGCGATCAAGCACACCACGCGGAGCGCGCGGGCCGTGGTGCGCGGGCTGCAGTACCAGATCGACGTGAACACGCTGCACCGCAACGAGGGCGCGACCGAACTCGGGCTGAACGAGATCGGCCGGGTCCGGCTGCGCACCACGGTGCCGCTGCTCGCGGACGAGTACCGGCGCAACCGCACCACCGGCGGCTTCATCCTGATCGACGAGATCACGAACCGCACGGTCGGCGCCGGGATCATCCGCGAGGCGAGCTGA